The Verrucomicrobium spinosum DSM 4136 = JCM 18804 genome includes a region encoding these proteins:
- a CDS encoding DHA2 family efflux MFS transporter permease subunit, with product MNATATLPQTGARDSTNPGTSLRNWIAVLGALLGAFMAVLDIQISNSSLQNITGGIGATLEEGSWISIAYLVPEIIVIPLCGWLAQVFGLRRYLMWNSVLFLVFSMCCGFAWNLESMIAFRAFQGFTGGALIPMASTMVMIMLPAEKQPVGFALFGLSAMFAPAIGPSIGGWITENYSWPWIFYLNLVPGIILISAIGYGLNSTPAKLDLLKKGDWWGIAFMAVGLGSLTVFLEEGTRKDWFGSEFITTLAIIAAITLPVFVILSLIKRKRTPAVNLRLFSRRNFLLGCIVNLVVGLCLYGMMYLLPLYLAQIQGYNALEIGRTLMWVGLPQLVVMPFIPKIMQWVDKRVVVAFGLGMFGLSALLMSSMSADTGHDQLIMPQIIRAIGLTCTIVPLSLITTGGIESEQAASASGLFNMLRNLGGSIGIALLSALLTNREHFHSHHLGEAISTYNPLTNERLTAMAQNFMNQGLDAVTAQSRALGLLDLGVRKQAYIMAYNDSFHIASLLLFAMIPLIFLTRKATGPAPAGAH from the coding sequence ATGAACGCGACCGCCACCCTGCCCCAGACAGGCGCACGTGACTCCACGAACCCCGGAACGTCACTGCGCAACTGGATTGCCGTGCTGGGCGCCCTGCTCGGCGCGTTCATGGCGGTGCTCGACATCCAGATCTCCAACTCCTCCCTGCAAAACATCACGGGCGGCATCGGAGCCACGCTGGAGGAGGGCTCCTGGATCTCCATCGCCTACCTGGTGCCGGAGATCATCGTCATTCCCCTCTGCGGCTGGCTGGCCCAGGTCTTCGGTTTGCGCCGCTACCTCATGTGGAACAGCGTGCTCTTCCTCGTCTTTTCCATGTGCTGTGGTTTTGCCTGGAACCTGGAGAGCATGATCGCCTTCCGCGCCTTTCAGGGGTTCACCGGCGGAGCCCTCATTCCCATGGCCTCCACCATGGTCATGATCATGCTCCCCGCAGAGAAGCAGCCGGTGGGCTTCGCGCTCTTCGGCCTCTCCGCCATGTTCGCCCCGGCCATCGGACCCAGCATCGGCGGGTGGATCACAGAGAACTACTCCTGGCCCTGGATCTTCTACCTCAACCTGGTACCGGGCATCATCCTCATCAGCGCCATCGGCTACGGCCTGAACTCCACTCCGGCCAAGCTGGACCTGCTGAAGAAAGGCGACTGGTGGGGCATCGCCTTCATGGCCGTGGGTCTGGGTTCCCTCACGGTGTTTCTGGAGGAAGGCACCCGCAAGGACTGGTTCGGCTCCGAGTTCATCACCACCCTGGCGATCATCGCCGCCATCACGCTCCCAGTGTTTGTCATCCTCTCCCTCATCAAGCGGAAGCGCACTCCCGCCGTCAATCTCAGACTCTTCTCCCGCCGCAACTTCCTCCTCGGCTGCATCGTGAACCTCGTGGTGGGCCTCTGCCTGTATGGCATGATGTACCTGCTGCCGCTGTACCTGGCCCAGATTCAAGGGTATAACGCGCTGGAGATCGGTCGCACCCTCATGTGGGTGGGCCTGCCCCAGCTCGTGGTCATGCCTTTCATCCCCAAGATCATGCAGTGGGTGGACAAGCGTGTGGTGGTGGCTTTCGGACTCGGCATGTTCGGACTCAGCGCCCTGCTCATGAGCAGCATGAGCGCGGACACCGGTCACGACCAGCTCATCATGCCCCAGATCATCCGCGCCATCGGCCTGACCTGCACCATCGTCCCGCTCTCCCTCATCACCACCGGCGGCATCGAGTCCGAACAAGCTGCCAGCGCCTCCGGCCTGTTCAACATGCTGCGCAACCTCGGCGGGTCCATCGGCATCGCCCTGCTGTCCGCGCTGCTCACGAACCGGGAACACTTCCACTCCCATCACCTGGGCGAGGCCATCAGCACCTACAACCCGCTCACCAATGAGCGGCTCACCGCCATGGCCCAGAATTTCATGAACCAGGGGCTGGACGCCGTGACCGCCCAGTCCCGCGCCCTGGGGCTGCTGGATCTCGGCGTTCGCAAACAGGCCTACATCATGGCCTACAACGACAGCTTTCACATCGCCTCCCTCCTGCTGTTTGCGATGATCCCGCTGATCTTCCTGACGCGGAAGGCAACCGGACCTGCGCCAGCAGGAGCGCATTGA
- a CDS encoding sigma-70 family RNA polymerase sigma factor, translating into MSISPSSLNDVDAADSDLVRRAQAGDARAFDSLVTRYRGKVYGMCYHLVQNEQDAWDLAQEAFIKAWRALPSFKGDASFYTWIYRIAHNSTYDWLRKRKIEGAGEFDDERQAGVAAGAETVPKGEHRPDEALKNRELGTRIQQAIDQLSPDHRTAILLREVEGFSYEEIAQIMESSMGTVMSRLFYARKKLQELLKDAYENA; encoded by the coding sequence ATGTCCATTTCTCCCAGCAGCTTGAATGATGTTGATGCTGCGGACTCGGACTTGGTTCGGAGGGCACAGGCTGGCGACGCGCGGGCGTTTGACAGCCTGGTGACACGCTACCGTGGAAAGGTTTACGGCATGTGCTACCATCTCGTCCAGAATGAACAAGACGCCTGGGATCTGGCGCAGGAGGCCTTTATCAAGGCCTGGCGCGCCCTGCCGTCGTTCAAGGGCGATGCCTCGTTTTACACCTGGATCTACCGGATCGCTCACAACTCCACCTACGACTGGCTCCGCAAGCGCAAGATCGAGGGGGCGGGTGAGTTCGATGACGAACGCCAGGCCGGGGTGGCAGCGGGAGCCGAGACTGTGCCCAAAGGAGAGCACCGGCCGGACGAAGCGCTTAAAAATCGCGAGCTCGGGACGCGTATTCAACAAGCAATCGATCAACTCAGCCCGGACCACCGCACCGCCATTCTCCTCAGGGAGGTGGAGGGGTTCAGCTACGAGGAGATCGCCCAGATCATGGAGAGCTCCATGGGAACGGTGATGTCCCGCCTCTTTTACGCACGCAAGAAACTTCAAGAACTGCTCAAAGACGCCTATGAAAACGCCTGA
- a CDS encoding SDR family oxidoreductase — protein MSRSKHVVITGVSRGLGRAMVEGFVSLGWTVSGCCRSSDAVEELRRAYPAPHAFSQVDVGRDAEVEELCAGILASHGTPDLLINNAAIINRSVPVWELNADEVANILDVNVKGTIAMIRGLAPAMIAQGGGVVVNFSSGWGRSTSPEVASYCATKWAIEGLSQAMAQETGGKLAVVALNPGIIDTEMLRSCFGDSAGSYPDAAAWARRAVPFIAGLSSRDNGKSLTAP, from the coding sequence ATGAGCCGGTCAAAACACGTCGTGATCACGGGAGTCAGCCGCGGCCTTGGCCGGGCGATGGTGGAGGGTTTTGTGTCTCTTGGCTGGACGGTTTCCGGCTGCTGCCGGAGTTCGGACGCCGTGGAGGAGCTTCGACGGGCTTATCCCGCACCGCATGCCTTCTCCCAGGTGGATGTCGGCCGGGATGCCGAGGTGGAGGAGTTATGCGCGGGCATCCTTGCCAGCCACGGGACTCCGGATCTTCTCATTAACAATGCCGCCATCATCAACCGCAGCGTCCCGGTGTGGGAACTGAACGCTGACGAAGTGGCTAACATCCTGGACGTGAACGTCAAAGGCACCATCGCCATGATCCGCGGGCTGGCTCCTGCGATGATCGCCCAAGGCGGCGGCGTAGTGGTTAATTTCTCCTCCGGCTGGGGCCGCAGCACTTCTCCAGAGGTCGCATCCTACTGCGCCACCAAGTGGGCTATCGAGGGACTCAGTCAAGCGATGGCTCAGGAGACTGGGGGTAAACTGGCCGTGGTGGCCCTGAATCCGGGCATCATCGATACCGAGATGCTGCGGAGTTGCTTCGGCGACTCGGCAGGCAGCTACCCGGATGCTGCGGCTTGGGCTCGCCGGGCGGTGCCATTCATTGCGGGTCTCTCTTCCCGGGACAATGGCAAATCTTTGACAGCCCCCTAA
- a CDS encoding HlyD family secretion protein, translating to MSSRVISLNELPKRGFSPAPNVEHNGAAAPQTTTPAESEPRPPQSTGHRSRKPLLIGLPILLVVATTVGFWLHYAAQFVETDNAFIEADVHPVSSRVAGNIQSVLVEDNQKVEAGQPLAQLDPRDYEMKLQSARTALEQAAAQVPQAEAALAQAQAISAQTEAQVNASAAQLEKYRLDFDRAQKLRNLTGKAISDQDFDATKAAYVAAQASHASTQAARQAGEAGVKTAEANLAVARAGQHHAQAAVSDAELQLSYTTVRAPAAGTVGKRTLQVGQQIQPGQALLAVVSPDHWLVANFKENQLATMKAGQPVEIKIDAIKGQRFEGRVESFAPGTGAKFSLLPPDNATGNFTKIVQRVPVKITFDHNANTEANHDRITPGLSAIATVKVK from the coding sequence ATGAGCAGTCGAGTCATCAGCCTCAATGAGCTTCCCAAGCGGGGCTTTTCTCCGGCCCCCAATGTGGAGCACAACGGAGCGGCCGCCCCGCAAACCACGACCCCGGCGGAATCGGAGCCCAGGCCGCCTCAATCCACCGGCCACCGCAGCCGCAAGCCCCTCTTGATCGGGCTGCCGATCCTGCTGGTGGTGGCGACCACCGTGGGCTTCTGGCTGCACTACGCCGCCCAGTTTGTGGAAACCGACAACGCCTTCATCGAGGCGGACGTGCACCCCGTGAGCAGCCGCGTGGCGGGCAACATCCAGAGCGTGCTGGTGGAGGACAACCAGAAGGTCGAGGCCGGGCAACCCCTCGCCCAGCTCGATCCCCGGGACTACGAGATGAAGCTCCAGTCTGCCCGCACCGCGCTGGAACAAGCCGCCGCCCAGGTGCCCCAGGCAGAAGCCGCCCTCGCCCAAGCGCAGGCGATCAGCGCCCAGACGGAAGCCCAGGTCAACGCCAGCGCCGCCCAGTTGGAGAAGTATCGGCTGGACTTCGATCGCGCTCAGAAGCTGCGCAACCTCACCGGCAAGGCCATCTCAGACCAGGACTTCGACGCCACCAAGGCTGCCTACGTGGCCGCCCAGGCCAGCCACGCCTCCACCCAAGCCGCCCGTCAGGCTGGCGAAGCTGGTGTAAAAACGGCAGAAGCCAACCTCGCTGTGGCCAGGGCGGGCCAGCACCACGCCCAGGCCGCCGTCTCCGATGCCGAACTGCAACTCTCCTACACCACGGTCCGCGCTCCTGCCGCCGGCACGGTGGGCAAGCGCACCCTCCAGGTGGGTCAGCAGATTCAACCCGGCCAGGCCCTGCTGGCGGTTGTTTCCCCAGACCACTGGCTGGTGGCCAACTTCAAGGAAAACCAGCTCGCCACCATGAAGGCTGGCCAGCCGGTTGAGATCAAGATCGATGCCATCAAAGGCCAGCGCTTCGAAGGCCGGGTGGAGAGCTTTGCCCCCGGCACCGGTGCCAAGTTCAGCCTGCTGCCTCCTGACAACGCCACAGGCAACTTCACCAAGATCGTGCAACGCGTGCCGGTGAAGATCACCTTCGATCACAACGCCAACACTGAGGCCAACCACGACCGCATCACTCCCGGCCTCTCCGCCATCGCCACCGTGAAGGTCAAGTAA
- a CDS encoding anti-sigma factor family protein, whose translation MKTPDDQLLARWLDGELSADERPRFEAMLEADPALREEANSLRQLGDLLRANVDMERPLPNADFFNSQIQEQIAADQRAEERAKSVATAGSGSSWLSWLRSPWIFAGAAAALAVGMLVMPSTQPGEETRVLSFYTPKSGIEASTYHNKDAGATVLVLNGLEAIPSDRDIVGINVHHSETDAQVATTTLYDDQGGVLLVMAKDSASKPMVLGRSAH comes from the coding sequence ATGAAAACGCCTGATGATCAACTTCTGGCCCGCTGGCTGGATGGAGAATTGAGCGCAGATGAGCGCCCTCGCTTCGAGGCGATGCTGGAGGCCGATCCGGCTCTCCGGGAGGAGGCGAACTCTCTGCGTCAACTCGGAGACCTGCTGCGTGCCAATGTGGACATGGAACGTCCACTCCCCAATGCCGACTTCTTCAATTCGCAGATCCAGGAGCAGATTGCTGCGGATCAGCGCGCTGAAGAGCGTGCCAAGTCTGTGGCGACAGCCGGTTCCGGGTCCTCCTGGCTCTCGTGGTTGCGTTCGCCCTGGATCTTCGCCGGCGCGGCAGCCGCCCTTGCTGTCGGTATGCTAGTGATGCCCTCCACCCAGCCGGGTGAAGAGACCAGAGTCCTCAGCTTCTACACGCCCAAGTCGGGCATCGAAGCCAGCACCTACCACAACAAGGATGCCGGGGCGACAGTGCTCGTATTGAACGGTCTGGAGGCCATCCCTTCTGATCGTGACATCGTGGGGATCAACGTTCATCACAGCGAGACCGATGCCCAGGTGGCGACCACCACACTCTACGATGACCAGGGCGGTGTGCTGCTGGTCATGGCCAAGGATTCGGCCAGCAAGCCGATGGTCCTGGGGCGCTCTGCCCATTGA
- a CDS encoding serine/threonine protein kinase, producing MSGSSIPSPAPSGPHWSAPSPSALQQTLHGYEVLELIGQGGMGAVYKARQNSLDRLVAIKVLPSGRWEDEAEYAQRFRNEARLMARLMHPGMIAVFDFGEMPGGLLYIVMEFVEGTDVSKMLLQTGRLEPVHAISIAAHVCDTLSYAHEHGIVHRDIKPANVMVDMEGRVKVADFGLAKHSTQDGDETHSTMTMGTPDYVAPESLVMGVVADGRADLYSLGVMLYEMLTGQVPRGLHPAPSEVVPGLDKRLDAIVKRAMQHEPGARYQKAADFRKDLNHILTVPVAKAQGARPAPFRASAEQAAAAAARTKPKSSSLPWAVLTVGVLAAGAAGFYYLKDWKGKNGLLEEGSKAPPKHPGTSPSASQNGTPTATAAATLEGASSPAPTIPSEVAQRLAALETQFQSAVQRDVIQIKEAALRDLNSKFLAALDRTMINAAAGTATPQEIAALNAEKKRVSQNQPLPNEDGPEISSGLKDLRRIYRTTSGQIESDADKAQRTLSQKYDNVLAAYEQELVRTGQEAAAGEVRRRREIVRASLSRREPSAAPAPASTAPVTPDAAAPASPAPVTPTLGGEEGKLKQYLNDTVWRWRSQSDEAIELQAGGKVVCPSWDEQNLGVQWQVLGRRHVLFKITGRSTNTEAHLHFAEDLTTYSGTDFSGRPFRVNGSRIPVVQATQAFLDREERMIGRITFPAGDYRPKKHLILGGPDPVDPKAKAAGRFFTLPGARITGGSAFIERGSWTATGTLFTNVKITAEWGADFTATNSLFSNCRLGKGGDWFGDYFSSKWTFDNCVFAGSFIQPWKVIDIGIKLNQCTFHEIDFTPLIYQKDAGDEVKRSWLSIENCLFVNCRIPESVLIATKNCVFARCFFGAPEPELRIKTPVKTTIYTDDLNTPVTGPNRQIEVLDADRIPQPAGANLQYGKNGLTLSFQ from the coding sequence ATGTCCGGTTCTTCCATTCCAAGTCCCGCTCCCAGTGGACCACACTGGAGCGCCCCCTCACCATCTGCCCTGCAGCAGACGTTGCATGGATACGAAGTGCTGGAACTCATTGGACAGGGAGGGATGGGGGCCGTGTACAAGGCCCGGCAGAATTCGCTGGACCGGCTGGTGGCCATCAAGGTGCTCCCCTCTGGCCGCTGGGAGGACGAGGCGGAGTATGCCCAGCGTTTCCGCAATGAAGCCCGGCTCATGGCGAGACTCATGCACCCGGGGATGATCGCAGTCTTCGACTTCGGCGAGATGCCAGGCGGGCTGCTCTACATCGTCATGGAGTTCGTGGAAGGCACAGATGTCTCCAAGATGCTCCTCCAGACAGGGCGGCTGGAACCCGTGCATGCGATCTCCATCGCCGCGCATGTCTGCGACACGCTCAGCTACGCCCACGAGCACGGCATCGTGCATCGCGACATCAAGCCCGCGAATGTCATGGTGGACATGGAGGGCAGGGTAAAGGTGGCCGACTTTGGTCTGGCCAAACACTCCACCCAAGACGGGGACGAAACCCACAGCACCATGACCATGGGCACACCGGACTACGTGGCCCCAGAGTCCCTGGTGATGGGCGTAGTCGCAGATGGCCGCGCCGACCTCTACTCCCTGGGCGTGATGCTGTATGAAATGCTCACCGGCCAGGTGCCCCGCGGGCTGCACCCCGCGCCCAGTGAGGTGGTGCCCGGTCTGGACAAGCGCCTGGACGCCATCGTGAAGCGGGCCATGCAGCATGAGCCCGGGGCCCGGTATCAGAAGGCGGCAGACTTCCGCAAAGACCTCAATCACATCCTCACCGTCCCCGTGGCCAAGGCGCAGGGTGCCAGACCCGCCCCCTTCCGCGCGAGTGCCGAGCAGGCCGCAGCGGCGGCGGCCCGCACCAAGCCCAAGAGCAGCTCGCTCCCGTGGGCTGTACTCACCGTGGGAGTGCTCGCGGCCGGAGCAGCAGGATTCTACTATTTGAAAGACTGGAAGGGTAAAAATGGACTGCTCGAAGAGGGCAGCAAGGCACCTCCCAAGCATCCGGGCACCAGTCCCTCTGCATCACAGAACGGCACCCCCACGGCGACAGCCGCTGCAACGCTGGAGGGCGCGTCTTCGCCAGCACCGACGATCCCTTCCGAGGTGGCACAACGCCTTGCCGCGCTGGAAACGCAATTTCAGAGTGCGGTGCAGCGCGATGTGATCCAGATCAAAGAAGCTGCGCTGCGGGACCTTAACAGCAAGTTCCTGGCCGCCCTTGATCGGACTATGATCAACGCCGCAGCAGGCACGGCCACGCCGCAAGAGATCGCCGCGCTCAATGCCGAAAAAAAACGGGTCTCTCAAAACCAGCCGCTTCCAAATGAAGACGGCCCCGAAATCTCCAGCGGGCTCAAGGACCTACGCCGGATCTATCGGACGACCTCGGGCCAGATTGAATCCGACGCCGACAAGGCCCAGCGCACCTTGTCCCAAAAGTATGACAACGTGCTGGCGGCTTATGAACAGGAGCTGGTCCGGACCGGACAGGAAGCAGCTGCGGGCGAGGTGCGGCGGCGGCGCGAGATCGTGCGAGCCAGCCTGAGCCGACGGGAGCCATCAGCGGCCCCCGCCCCGGCCAGTACTGCACCTGTCACGCCTGACGCTGCCGCTCCGGCAAGCCCCGCCCCCGTCACGCCCACACTCGGTGGAGAAGAGGGGAAGCTCAAGCAATACCTCAACGACACCGTCTGGCGCTGGCGCAGCCAGAGTGATGAAGCCATTGAACTCCAAGCCGGGGGCAAGGTCGTCTGCCCCTCCTGGGATGAGCAAAATCTGGGGGTGCAGTGGCAGGTGCTCGGCAGACGACATGTGCTCTTCAAAATCACTGGACGCTCCACCAACACCGAAGCGCACCTCCATTTCGCCGAGGACCTCACCACCTATTCCGGCACCGATTTCAGTGGGCGTCCGTTCCGCGTCAATGGATCACGCATTCCCGTCGTCCAGGCCACGCAGGCGTTCCTGGATCGCGAAGAACGGATGATCGGCCGCATCACGTTTCCAGCCGGGGACTATCGTCCCAAGAAGCATCTCATTCTGGGTGGACCCGATCCCGTGGACCCCAAAGCCAAGGCCGCCGGCCGGTTCTTCACCCTCCCAGGTGCCCGAATCACCGGCGGCTCCGCCTTCATTGAAAGGGGATCCTGGACAGCCACTGGCACGCTCTTCACCAACGTGAAGATCACCGCAGAATGGGGTGCCGATTTCACAGCCACGAACTCCCTCTTCTCCAACTGCCGGCTGGGGAAAGGAGGCGACTGGTTTGGAGACTACTTCTCCAGCAAGTGGACCTTCGACAACTGTGTGTTTGCCGGTTCTTTCATCCAACCCTGGAAGGTCATCGACATCGGCATCAAGCTGAACCAGTGCACGTTTCATGAGATCGACTTCACCCCTCTGATCTACCAGAAGGATGCGGGAGACGAAGTGAAGCGCTCGTGGTTGTCCATCGAGAACTGCCTCTTCGTCAACTGCCGCATTCCCGAGAGCGTGCTCATCGCCACTAAGAACTGCGTGTTTGCACGCTGCTTCTTCGGGGCTCCAGAACCCGAGCTTCGCATCAAGACACCGGTGAAGACGACGATCTACACCGACGACCTCAACACGCCTGTCACCGGCCCCAACCGGCAAATTGAGGTTCTAGATGCCGACCGCATTCCGCAACCTGCCGGAGCGAACCTTCAATACGGCAAGAACGGATTGACGTTGAGTTTTCAGTGA
- a CDS encoding LysR family transcriptional regulator has translation MELRHLRYFVAVAEALSFSRAATRLRLAQPSLSAQIRNLEDDLGFQLLERDRNRVALTDAGTVFLKEARQVLARADKAVARAREAAEGKSGELRVASMGPLTFNFLPACLTRLHAELPAAKVNITEMSASDQLTQVASGRVHLGFVPAPFPSLAAGKKLAAQLILKSPLAVVMSTGHPLASQKSIRLNALQDETFVPITMFGTDAQRIWSQEVCRKSGFLPRFGPAASSPDNLVTLVAAGSGVALIPKIAERMSSPGCITVPVADRGLRYELYALYDDRFPSVLRDRFLAIVTEEAVTVQAILESNGSVIGPH, from the coding sequence ATGGAACTCCGGCATTTGCGTTACTTCGTCGCAGTGGCGGAAGCCCTGAGTTTCAGCAGGGCGGCCACGCGACTCCGGCTGGCGCAGCCCTCCCTGAGTGCGCAGATCCGGAATCTGGAGGACGACTTGGGATTTCAACTGCTGGAGCGTGATCGCAACCGCGTGGCGCTGACAGATGCCGGGACGGTGTTCCTCAAAGAGGCCCGACAGGTGCTGGCGCGGGCGGACAAGGCGGTGGCACGGGCAAGGGAGGCTGCAGAAGGGAAATCCGGTGAGTTGCGAGTCGCCTCGATGGGGCCGCTGACCTTCAACTTTCTGCCTGCCTGCCTGACGCGGCTGCATGCGGAACTGCCCGCTGCCAAGGTCAATATCACGGAGATGTCCGCCTCGGATCAGCTCACCCAGGTCGCTTCGGGACGCGTGCATCTCGGCTTTGTGCCCGCTCCGTTCCCCAGCCTGGCCGCGGGGAAGAAGCTCGCCGCCCAACTGATCTTGAAAAGCCCCCTGGCCGTGGTGATGTCCACGGGGCACCCGCTGGCTTCGCAGAAGAGCATCCGGCTCAATGCCCTGCAAGATGAGACGTTTGTGCCCATCACCATGTTCGGCACGGACGCCCAGCGGATCTGGAGCCAGGAGGTCTGCCGGAAGTCGGGCTTTCTCCCGCGCTTCGGTCCAGCCGCCTCCAGCCCGGACAATCTGGTCACCCTGGTGGCAGCCGGTAGCGGGGTGGCATTGATCCCGAAGATCGCCGAACGCATGAGTTCACCGGGATGCATCACCGTGCCCGTCGCAGACCGTGGTCTGCGGTATGAGCTGTATGCGCTGTACGATGACCGGTTTCCCTCCGTATTGCGGGATCGGTTTCTCGCCATCGTCACAGAAGAGGCGGTGACCGTGCAGGCGATCCTGGAGAGCAATGGAAGCGTGATTGGGCCGCACTAG
- a CDS encoding Gfo/Idh/MocA family protein: MNHKTIISRSKTRRQFLKSGFLATGGAVIGFPAVVSSKSPNGKLNTVVIACGGRGAANLKEIGALTNVVALCDVNSQALDAAAQQYPNARKYRDFRELYAKETDYDAAVISTAEHTHAFAVLPALRAKKHVYCEKPLTRDVHEARVVMAAAKEAGVTTQMGTQLHASANYRRVVELVQGGAIGPVREVHVWVSRAWGMQSKAEAEANGDLFVKAGLLDYIDKMPTEAKPVPPQLDWDLWIGPAPMRPYHDIYFPGPRWYRYWDFANGTMSDLGSHWNDLPFWALKLDHPKIISADGPAPHPELAPASMSATYEYGARGDLPPVKLTWYQGSLRPQLLKDKKIPEWGNGVLFVGDGGMLLADYGKHLLLPEDKFKGFTAPAPSIPASVGHHKEFVECAMAGKPALCDFSYSGLLTVANHLGGVAYRSGKKIIWDPVKGVTDDASANKFLQREYRAGWKL, from the coding sequence ATGAATCACAAAACTATCATCTCACGTTCCAAAACGCGACGTCAGTTCCTGAAGTCCGGCTTTCTTGCCACCGGCGGTGCCGTGATCGGCTTCCCGGCGGTGGTCTCGTCGAAATCGCCCAATGGGAAGCTCAACACAGTCGTGATCGCCTGCGGTGGTCGGGGCGCAGCCAATCTCAAGGAGATCGGTGCCCTGACCAATGTGGTGGCCCTGTGTGACGTGAACTCCCAGGCGCTGGATGCGGCGGCCCAGCAATACCCGAACGCGCGAAAGTATCGTGATTTCCGTGAACTGTATGCGAAGGAGACGGACTATGACGCCGCAGTCATCAGCACGGCCGAGCATACGCACGCCTTTGCCGTGCTGCCGGCACTGCGGGCGAAGAAGCACGTGTATTGTGAAAAGCCGCTGACCCGGGATGTGCACGAGGCCCGCGTCGTGATGGCGGCTGCCAAGGAGGCGGGCGTGACCACCCAGATGGGTACGCAGTTGCACGCCTCGGCCAACTATCGTCGCGTGGTGGAACTGGTGCAGGGCGGGGCGATTGGTCCAGTGCGCGAAGTGCATGTATGGGTGTCGCGCGCCTGGGGCATGCAGAGCAAGGCGGAGGCTGAGGCCAACGGGGACCTCTTTGTGAAGGCGGGCCTGCTGGACTACATCGACAAGATGCCCACCGAGGCCAAGCCCGTGCCGCCACAGCTCGACTGGGATCTCTGGATCGGCCCAGCCCCCATGCGGCCCTATCATGACATCTACTTCCCAGGACCGCGTTGGTACCGCTACTGGGACTTTGCCAATGGCACCATGAGCGACCTCGGCAGCCACTGGAACGACCTTCCCTTCTGGGCGCTGAAGCTGGACCATCCCAAGATCATCTCCGCCGACGGTCCCGCTCCGCATCCGGAGCTGGCTCCGGCCAGCATGTCCGCCACCTATGAGTACGGAGCCCGTGGTGACCTGCCACCGGTGAAGCTCACCTGGTATCAGGGGTCCCTGAGGCCCCAGTTGCTCAAGGACAAGAAGATCCCGGAGTGGGGCAATGGCGTTCTTTTTGTCGGCGATGGCGGCATGCTCCTCGCCGACTATGGCAAGCATCTGCTCCTGCCAGAAGACAAGTTCAAGGGCTTTACCGCTCCAGCGCCTTCCATCCCCGCCAGTGTGGGCCATCACAAGGAGTTTGTGGAGTGCGCCATGGCCGGGAAACCTGCGCTGTGCGATTTCAGCTACAGCGGTCTGCTCACGGTGGCCAATCACCTTGGTGGAGTCGCTTATCGCAGTGGCAAGAAGATCATCTGGGATCCGGTCAAAGGCGTCACGGATGACGCCAGCGCCAACAAGTTCCTCCAGCGCGAGTATCGTGCGGGCTGGAAGTTGTAG